One Pseudomonas sp. C27(2019) DNA window includes the following coding sequences:
- a CDS encoding DUF262 domain-containing protein → MSRLENKIEAKDRTIVEVLDKNKYTVDYYQREYSWQQKHIEQLVTDLTTAFLNEYEPRHERTEVENYNSYYLGPFVLRKR, encoded by the coding sequence ATGAGTCGTTTAGAAAATAAGATCGAAGCCAAAGACCGTACAATTGTTGAGGTGCTGGATAAGAATAAATACACGGTGGATTACTATCAGCGTGAATACAGCTGGCAGCAAAAGCATATTGAGCAGTTAGTCACTGACTTAACTACTGCATTTCTAAATGAGTACGAACCTCGGCATGAGCGTACCGAAGTAGAGAATTACAATAGCTACTATTTAGGTCCTTTTGTTTTAAGGAAACGCTGA
- a CDS encoding DNA-processing protein DprA — MNLLDALVLKELKGVGNETISALLIFTAANQLKTLEDLAGYRKHKLPLKRTPSSLVEFLKAGQFDSARQPLSEKLDGWQQQGIQVLLRGDANYPTRLLDVASPPPFLFCKGNIDLLQNEKSIAVVGTRQNTSVGEKLTVKTIAEFARTEFTIVSGLALGIDAIAHRAALDFNAPTIAVLVDLISISPAGNRKLADEILNSDGLWVSENPPGTRLIPALFAKRDRIQAGLSVAVFAIETSIDGGTMHAVDASYTMGRPVFVPDVTAAGYSDLSIPAIAGTQSLVKSGRAHYYTRESYKEIYTQLEAQATSFTGTVDNPASYA; from the coding sequence ATGAATTTGCTAGATGCACTTGTACTTAAAGAACTCAAAGGCGTTGGGAACGAAACAATAAGCGCATTATTAATTTTCACCGCTGCCAATCAGCTTAAAACACTTGAAGATCTCGCAGGCTACCGCAAACACAAATTACCTCTTAAAAGAACGCCATCCTCGTTGGTTGAGTTTTTAAAAGCCGGTCAATTTGATTCTGCAAGGCAGCCGCTTTCTGAAAAGCTTGATGGCTGGCAACAGCAAGGCATCCAAGTTTTATTACGTGGAGATGCTAACTACCCCACTCGCCTACTCGATGTTGCTTCGCCGCCGCCTTTTCTTTTTTGCAAAGGCAATATAGACCTACTGCAAAACGAAAAATCTATTGCTGTGGTGGGAACACGTCAAAATACGAGCGTGGGTGAAAAGCTGACGGTAAAAACCATTGCAGAGTTTGCAAGAACAGAATTTACGATTGTTAGCGGCTTGGCACTGGGTATCGACGCTATCGCACACCGTGCAGCATTGGACTTTAACGCCCCTACCATTGCCGTGCTTGTAGACTTAATCTCAATTTCGCCAGCTGGAAATCGAAAGCTTGCTGATGAAATCTTAAACAGCGATGGTCTCTGGGTTTCAGAAAACCCACCTGGCACTCGATTGATACCTGCTCTTTTTGCTAAGCGCGATCGGATTCAAGCTGGTTTATCTGTTGCAGTTTTTGCGATAGAAACATCCATTGATGGCGGCACAATGCATGCAGTCGATGCCAGCTACACCATGGGACGCCCTGTATTTGTTCCTGATGTTACAGCTGCTGGTTACTCTGATCTAAGCATTCCAGCCATAGCAGGAACACAAAGTCTCGTTAAGAGTGGCCGTGCTCATTACTACACCCGAGAATCCTATAAAGAAATCTATACTCAGCTTGAAGCTCAAGCCACCTCGTTTACAGGAACGGTAGACAACCCAGCCTCTTATGCTTAA
- a CDS encoding 3'-5' exonuclease, translating into MFDITRFTEIESNPTRFRLLEKIPFSAEASLPIKLREAAGDEIALALLDFETTGFTAGSDEVIEIGLVQVAYSPTLGKITEIIEITSQLECPKQTISELITGVTGITNEMVAGKRIDDAHVARIVNSSNVLIAHNAQFDRAFFDIRFPEMADKVWACSVKDVDWRTHGFESAKLEYLLLKNGYFYDGHRAATDCLAMVQLFEVVPNALPELLANARKSSFKIIAKGVSYDDREIVKKRGYRWDAANRYWWTIVSEDDYAEEIAFLNELCGSASSRNIVEAISPTSRYKMVF; encoded by the coding sequence ATGTTCGACATTACTCGTTTTACAGAAATCGAATCAAATCCAACACGCTTTCGTCTCTTAGAAAAAATCCCGTTTTCGGCTGAAGCTAGCTTACCGATCAAGCTGCGCGAAGCTGCTGGAGATGAAATTGCGTTGGCCTTACTGGACTTTGAAACCACTGGTTTTACAGCAGGTTCGGATGAGGTGATTGAGATTGGTTTGGTGCAGGTAGCCTACAGCCCAACCTTGGGAAAGATCACTGAAATCATAGAAATCACAAGCCAGTTGGAATGTCCTAAGCAAACAATCAGTGAGCTGATCACGGGTGTTACCGGTATTACCAATGAGATGGTTGCCGGCAAACGTATTGATGATGCTCATGTGGCGCGTATTGTTAACAGTTCCAATGTACTGATCGCACATAACGCCCAGTTTGATCGTGCGTTCTTTGATATTCGCTTCCCTGAAATGGCCGATAAGGTTTGGGCTTGCAGCGTTAAGGATGTTGATTGGCGTACACATGGCTTTGAAAGCGCAAAGCTTGAGTATTTACTACTGAAAAATGGCTACTTTTATGATGGCCACCGCGCTGCAACGGACTGTTTGGCTATGGTGCAGTTATTTGAAGTTGTACCAAATGCACTACCAGAGCTTTTAGCCAACGCACGGAAAAGTAGCTTTAAGATTATCGCTAAGGGCGTCTCCTATGATGATCGTGAGATCGTTAAAAAGCGTGGCTATCGCTGGGATGCAGCAAATCGCTACTGGTGGACGATTGTTTCTGAGGATGATTATGCTGAAGAAATAGCGTTTTTGAATGAGTTATGCGGCTCAGCAAGCTCGAGGAACATTGTCGAGGCGATCAGCCCAACGTCTCGATACAAGATGGTTTTTTGA
- a CDS encoding M48 family metallopeptidase codes for MRTVLGAPEYRDGNGFIAEVIRTNRRKTADIRVEEGAVSVIVPVSTSLEKIDQLLSSKRMWIKEKMALQRDMAPASSKQFVSGEAFPYLGRNYRLKVEHGPFAPVKLLQGHLVVQTPEGSQQPHMIRNALVRWYKRQASLKIREKVKRYAPIVGVEPAGVAIKTFKSRWGSCTTKGQLEFNWRIMLAPNRMVDYVVIHELCHLIHHDHSPEFWREVMRVMQDYQVCREWLRGNSEGLVV; via the coding sequence ATGCGAACCGTTCTAGGCGCTCCAGAGTACCGTGACGGCAATGGTTTTATTGCTGAGGTCATTCGTACCAACCGCCGCAAGACCGCTGACATACGGGTCGAGGAAGGTGCTGTGTCGGTGATCGTGCCGGTGAGCACCAGCCTTGAAAAAATTGATCAGCTGTTGTCATCCAAGCGCATGTGGATCAAAGAGAAAATGGCCTTGCAACGCGACATGGCACCGGCTAGCAGTAAGCAGTTTGTCTCAGGTGAAGCCTTTCCATACCTGGGGCGTAACTACCGACTCAAAGTTGAGCATGGCCCATTCGCTCCTGTGAAGCTGTTACAGGGGCACTTAGTTGTGCAAACACCCGAAGGCAGCCAACAACCGCACATGATTCGTAACGCGCTGGTACGTTGGTACAAACGTCAGGCCAGCTTAAAAATCCGTGAGAAGGTAAAACGCTACGCGCCTATCGTCGGTGTTGAGCCAGCAGGTGTTGCCATTAAAACCTTCAAGTCCCGTTGGGGTAGCTGCACCACTAAAGGTCAGCTGGAGTTTAACTGGCGCATCATGCTCGCCCCGAACCGCATGGTAGATTACGTTGTTATCCATGAACTTTGTCACTTGATACATCACGACCACTCACCGGAGTTTTGGCGTGAGGTGATGCGGGTGATGCAGGATTATCAGGTGTGCAGGGAGTGGTTGAGGGGGAATTCGGAGGGGTTAGTGGTTTGA
- a CDS encoding type I restriction endonuclease subunit R has protein sequence MMFQDEELKVEQPAITQLIKLGWTYVPGASLAPVAAGKDAQSSAERAYYRDVVLVQRLESALRKLNPWISNENLGKVMRELTHPNHAALMEYNHSIYEMLVNYLSVEQDLGKGRKGQTVKIIDFDNPANNEYICTNQFKIEGVNQNVIPDIVCFVNGLPLAVIECKSPYVADAIAEGIIQLRRYANLRDPVSEEGAQKLFWYNQLMVSTCRDQAKVGTISSSAQYYSDWKDAHPYSDADIRALLSKPVSSEQSVPVDVSDVPSPAYLAQAQQIANGAVEHAEINAQQRLLAGMFNPSSFLDLIRNFIIYEPIDGRLIKKVARYQQYRAVNKVIERLKTGADRREKSGIVWHTQGSGKSLTMVMLAVKMRRDPELQQYKLVFVTDRTQLDSQLSSTFRAAQNETVYNANSVAELKELLSRDSSDIVTAMVQKFQEAEAEGDFQDLNVSDNIIVLADEAHRTQFGNLAATINAALPNAPKIGFTGTPLLKNQKMDQAFGGYIDQYKINEAVEDGATVRIIYEGRQVQSEVVGKSLDALFDEYFKDYSKEDQAEIKKKYGVERAVREAPARIRWVCIDLLNHYREKIQPDGFKGMIVVGSRYAATLFKKTLDELGAPPSEVIISGNHNDEAIYTPYTNAAHQKQVIKNFTKPFGTDKEKEDPTAFLIVKDMLLTGFDAPIAQVMYIDRSLKEHTLMQAIARVNRTYPGKDVGYVVDYHGLSDYLTEALEMFSSEDVQGTYHTLKDEIPRLKAAHTRVANVFSALKSYDIDDYVLFLKDEDVRQQFELAFKRFAKQMDVVLPDVAARPFVGDLRLWGKVQNAARNRYRDPGLNIKDVGAKVRQLVEEHIISTGVDPKIPPVDLMAANFKQSVDAIKSPESRASEIESAIKHHITVNLDDDPEYYRSLSLRLQDIIEKYNGKWDQQVELLLEFCNNIESERTQTATDLGLTDTELAFYNILMVEVTRHSGEETVSETVHDEIKATSQGLVSMFDEATQIVDFFAKGDEVKRMKKEIKRAILECSYSDAALVKVVQDRFLELAQTRFGGK, from the coding sequence ATGATGTTTCAGGATGAAGAGTTAAAAGTAGAGCAACCCGCCATCACCCAGTTGATTAAACTGGGTTGGACCTATGTGCCAGGCGCAAGTCTTGCACCGGTTGCCGCCGGCAAGGATGCGCAGTCCAGCGCCGAGCGTGCGTATTACCGCGATGTGGTGTTGGTGCAGCGTCTTGAGTCGGCGCTGCGTAAGCTTAATCCGTGGATCAGTAATGAAAACCTTGGCAAGGTGATGCGTGAACTGACGCACCCCAATCATGCTGCGCTGATGGAGTACAACCATTCCATTTACGAGATGCTGGTCAATTACCTCTCGGTCGAGCAGGACTTAGGCAAAGGCCGCAAAGGGCAAACGGTCAAGATTATCGACTTTGATAACCCAGCCAATAACGAATACATCTGTACCAATCAGTTCAAGATTGAAGGCGTTAACCAAAACGTCATTCCCGATATTGTTTGCTTTGTGAATGGCCTGCCGCTGGCAGTGATTGAGTGCAAGTCACCTTATGTTGCCGATGCCATTGCCGAAGGCATTATCCAATTGCGCCGTTATGCCAATCTGCGTGATCCAGTCAGCGAGGAAGGTGCGCAAAAGTTATTCTGGTACAACCAACTGATGGTCAGCACCTGCCGTGATCAAGCTAAGGTCGGCACTATCAGTTCCAGCGCTCAGTACTACAGCGATTGGAAAGATGCCCACCCGTACAGTGATGCGGATATTCGGGCGCTATTGAGTAAGCCCGTCTCTAGTGAACAAAGCGTGCCGGTGGACGTGTCTGATGTGCCGTCTCCAGCGTATTTGGCGCAAGCGCAGCAGATTGCTAATGGTGCTGTTGAGCACGCTGAGATCAACGCGCAGCAGCGTTTACTGGCTGGTATGTTTAACCCATCGAGCTTTTTAGACTTAATCCGTAACTTTATTATTTACGAGCCGATTGATGGGCGTTTGATTAAAAAGGTCGCTCGTTATCAGCAGTACCGTGCAGTAAATAAAGTGATCGAGCGCCTTAAAACGGGTGCAGACCGCCGCGAGAAGTCGGGGATTGTTTGGCACACCCAAGGTTCAGGTAAATCGCTGACCATGGTGATGTTGGCGGTGAAGATGCGCCGTGATCCAGAGTTACAGCAGTACAAGCTGGTGTTTGTCACTGACCGTACTCAGCTTGATTCGCAGCTCTCCAGCACCTTCCGCGCAGCACAAAACGAAACCGTCTATAACGCCAATTCTGTGGCTGAATTAAAAGAGCTGTTGAGCCGTGACTCATCGGATATCGTCACCGCGATGGTGCAGAAGTTTCAGGAGGCTGAAGCCGAAGGCGACTTCCAAGACCTCAACGTCAGCGACAACATCATCGTGCTAGCGGATGAGGCGCACCGCACCCAGTTTGGTAATCTTGCCGCGACCATTAACGCAGCCTTACCCAATGCGCCTAAGATCGGTTTCACCGGTACACCGCTATTAAAAAACCAAAAAATGGATCAGGCATTTGGTGGTTACATTGACCAGTACAAGATCAATGAAGCGGTCGAAGACGGTGCCACGGTGCGTATCATCTACGAAGGCCGCCAAGTACAGAGTGAAGTGGTCGGCAAATCATTGGATGCGCTGTTTGACGAGTATTTCAAAGATTACAGCAAAGAAGATCAGGCCGAGATCAAGAAGAAGTACGGCGTAGAGCGTGCAGTGCGTGAAGCACCAGCGCGTATTCGTTGGGTATGTATTGATCTGTTAAACCACTATCGCGAGAAAATTCAGCCCGATGGTTTTAAAGGCATGATCGTGGTGGGTAGTCGTTATGCCGCCACGCTGTTTAAGAAAACCCTCGACGAGCTGGGCGCACCGCCATCGGAAGTGATTATTTCTGGCAATCATAATGATGAAGCCATCTATACGCCCTACACCAATGCGGCCCATCAAAAGCAGGTGATTAAAAACTTCACCAAGCCCTTTGGCACCGATAAAGAAAAAGAAGACCCAACCGCCTTCTTAATCGTCAAAGACATGCTACTGACCGGCTTTGATGCACCCATCGCACAAGTCATGTACATCGACCGCAGCCTAAAAGAACACACCCTGATGCAAGCCATTGCGCGGGTAAACCGTACTTACCCCGGCAAAGATGTGGGTTATGTGGTGGATTACCATGGCCTGTCGGACTACCTGACCGAAGCGCTGGAGATGTTCAGCAGCGAGGACGTGCAAGGCACTTACCATACGCTTAAAGACGAGATCCCAAGACTTAAAGCCGCACATACTCGCGTTGCCAATGTGTTTAGCGCACTCAAGAGCTATGACATTGACGACTATGTTTTGTTTCTTAAAGACGAAGATGTCCGTCAGCAGTTTGAGCTTGCGTTTAAGCGCTTTGCCAAGCAAATGGATGTGGTGCTGCCAGATGTTGCTGCGAGGCCTTTTGTAGGCGATCTAAGGCTCTGGGGCAAGGTGCAGAATGCTGCGCGTAACCGCTACCGTGATCCTGGACTGAATATCAAAGATGTTGGTGCCAAGGTGCGCCAATTGGTTGAAGAGCACATTATCAGCACAGGGGTTGATCCTAAGATCCCACCGGTGGATCTGATGGCTGCCAACTTCAAACAATCGGTAGACGCAATTAAATCACCTGAATCGCGAGCGTCAGAGATTGAGAGCGCCATTAAGCATCACATTACCGTCAACCTTGATGATGACCCTGAATACTACCGGTCGCTCAGTTTGCGCTTGCAGGACATTATCGAGAAATACAACGGTAAGTGGGATCAGCAAGTAGAGCTGCTACTGGAGTTTTGTAACAACATCGAATCCGAACGTACACAGACTGCGACTGATCTAGGTTTAACCGATACCGAATTGGCTTTCTACAACATCCTGATGGTTGAAGTCACCCGCCATAGCGGTGAAGAAACCGTTAGCGAAACCGTACACGATGAAATCAAAGCCACCAGCCAAGGCTTGGTCAGCATGTTTGACGAGGCCACGCAAATTGTTGATTTCTTTGCCAAGGGCGATGAGGTCAAGCGCATGAAGAAAGAAATCAAGCGTGCCATTTTAGAGTGTTCGTACAGTGATGCCGCGCTGGTGAAGGTTGTGCAAGACCGCTTCCTAGAATTAGCCCAAACCCGTTTTGGCGGTAAGTAA
- a CDS encoding FRG domain-containing protein has protein sequence MTIKEIETSSVDEFWDTISPIGSLVKGMQKPVFRGQGDSSWALIPSVLRNEVSLKYKSKLREYSQTEQIVLFEYLILLNFLSYLDEMGLVIPNDSPEFRRLMEFDVFSTRYGADGTGWPSKEYFSFLALAQHHGVPTRLLDWSRSPLVAAYFAASQVLSLEEIPESLAVWIVDSASFYIFEEQLECVSLPGSTSQNLAPQKGVFLVQRQQGSMYRHTPFSPQFLEGSINQLFEESKGCVAYKVILPAAMAGELLFRCSKFGFSAATLFPGFDGAAKAALEFKMAKRLAGVL, from the coding sequence ATGACAATCAAAGAAATAGAAACATCATCAGTAGATGAGTTTTGGGACACGATTTCCCCAATCGGAAGCTTAGTGAAGGGTATGCAAAAACCGGTATTTAGAGGGCAAGGAGACTCTAGCTGGGCATTAATCCCTTCTGTCCTTAGAAATGAAGTTAGCCTGAAATACAAGAGCAAGCTCAGAGAATATAGCCAAACTGAGCAAATAGTTCTTTTTGAGTATTTGATTTTACTCAACTTTTTAAGTTATTTGGACGAGATGGGGTTGGTTATCCCTAATGACTCGCCTGAGTTTAGGCGTCTCATGGAGTTTGATGTGTTTTCGACTCGTTATGGCGCTGATGGGACAGGCTGGCCCTCAAAAGAGTATTTTTCCTTTCTTGCGCTCGCTCAACACCATGGAGTCCCAACGAGACTGTTGGACTGGAGCAGAAGCCCTCTTGTTGCTGCATACTTTGCAGCATCACAAGTATTGAGTTTGGAAGAGATACCAGAAAGTCTTGCTGTTTGGATTGTAGACTCAGCATCATTCTATATATTTGAGGAACAGCTTGAATGTGTTTCACTCCCTGGCAGCACAAGCCAAAACTTAGCTCCACAGAAGGGCGTTTTTTTAGTTCAGCGACAGCAAGGCAGTATGTATAGACACACTCCATTCTCCCCTCAGTTTCTTGAAGGGTCGATAAATCAATTATTTGAAGAGAGTAAAGGTTGCGTAGCGTACAAAGTTATCCTCCCGGCTGCTATGGCAGGTGAGCTTCTATTTAGATGCTCTAAGTTTGGTTTTTCAGCTGCAACGCTATTTCCGGGTTTTGATGGTGCTGCCAAAGCGGCACTCGAATTCAAAATGGCAAAAAGATTGGCGGGTGTTCTGTGA
- a CDS encoding type II toxin-antitoxin system RelE/ParE family toxin yields MSKVLIQEAASFRLDEIYCYTRATWGEAQADRYITGLFDAFQKIETGEVLSRPIPAEFGVSGFYFRYEKHFVYWRRLSNSDIGIVTLLHQAMHQIQRLKDDLESEV; encoded by the coding sequence ATGAGCAAGGTGCTCATACAGGAAGCGGCATCGTTTCGTCTAGATGAGATATATTGCTATACCCGTGCTACTTGGGGTGAGGCACAAGCCGACCGTTACATTACAGGATTGTTTGACGCTTTTCAGAAGATCGAAACAGGTGAGGTTTTATCACGACCGATACCCGCTGAGTTTGGTGTCAGTGGTTTTTACTTCCGTTATGAAAAGCATTTTGTGTATTGGCGTAGGCTATCAAACAGCGATATTGGTATCGTTACCCTGTTACACCAAGCAATGCACCAGATACAACGCCTTAAAGATGATCTTGAGTCTGAAGTCTAG
- a CDS encoding addiction module antitoxin, with product MTQATTITVRLKGQLSEFVAANIGEQGSYDNVSEYIRDLIRRDKERVESLGFETLKAELKLAFDAPESSYRSLTALDIINRNKQTA from the coding sequence ATGACTCAAGCAACGACCATTACCGTCCGTCTTAAAGGACAGTTGAGTGAATTTGTTGCAGCCAACATCGGCGAGCAAGGCAGCTATGACAACGTCAGTGAATACATTCGTGACCTCATTCGTCGAGATAAAGAGCGGGTCGAGTCTTTGGGCTTTGAAACCTTAAAAGCTGAGTTGAAACTGGCCTTTGATGCGCCTGAGTCTTCTTATCGCAGCCTGACTGCCTTGGACATTATTAACCGTAATAAGCAAACAGCATGA
- a CDS encoding Fic family protein, translated as MGKKKVDAAIIAKSGELFRGSLNNGEASTKMLLQAMGLKHRPSCLKNYLQPALQQNLIEMTQPDSPRSPTQKYHPTALGRHV; from the coding sequence CTGGGCAAAAAAAAGGTCGATGCGGCTATTATCGCAAAAAGTGGGGAGTTATTCAGAGGCTCCTTAAATAATGGCGAGGCAAGCACTAAAATGCTGTTGCAGGCTATGGGCTTAAAGCATCGCCCAAGTTGTTTAAAGAATTATTTGCAGCCCGCATTACAGCAAAACTTAATCGAGATGACTCAACCTGATTCACCGCGCAGCCCAACCCAAAAATACCACCCCACCGCGCTGGGTCGGCACGTATGA